Proteins from one Thermomicrobiales bacterium genomic window:
- a CDS encoding flavin reductase family protein, whose amino-acid sequence MQFDPAELDPQLAYKLMASLVVPRPIGWTSTIDANGKDNLAPFSFFMMITSTPPHIALSIGARDGEEKDTLQNIRANGELVINTVSAALGPQMAITAAEWPQEIDEFDASSLTAVPSEVVQPRRVAEAPANLECVVRQVFPVGGLPYGAHLVIAEVVRIHIRDDLLIANNRIDLQRLDALGRLTGDWYCPTADQYEIHRPAIDA is encoded by the coding sequence ATGCAATTCGACCCTGCCGAACTTGACCCACAACTCGCCTACAAGCTGATGGCCAGCCTGGTCGTGCCGCGTCCGATCGGCTGGACATCGACAATCGATGCCAACGGCAAAGACAATCTCGCACCGTTCAGCTTCTTCATGATGATCACTTCGACACCGCCACACATCGCCCTGTCAATCGGCGCGCGCGACGGCGAGGAGAAGGACACGCTGCAGAACATTCGCGCGAACGGTGAGCTGGTCATCAACACCGTCAGCGCCGCACTCGGCCCGCAGATGGCGATCACCGCTGCTGAGTGGCCGCAGGAAATCGACGAGTTCGATGCCAGCAGCCTGACCGCCGTGCCCAGCGAGGTCGTCCAGCCGCGCCGCGTGGCCGAGGCACCGGCCAATCTCGAATGCGTCGTCCGGCAGGTCTTTCCGGTCGGTGGTCTGCCGTATGGAGCGCACCTGGTCATCGCCGAAGTCGTGCGCATCCACATCCGCGACGACCTGCTGATCGCCAACAACCGCATCGACCTGCAGCGCCTTGATGCCCTGGGTCGCCTCACCGGCGACTGGTACTGCCCCACCGCCGACCAGTATGAAATCCACCGCCCGGCGATTGATGCGTGA
- a CDS encoding DUF6176 family protein, giving the protein MDQICFAVPILPGKVDVARAFMTELETERKADYDRSERRIGITKEVWFLANLPSGEHFVAYMESENFAQALQMFSQSQDAFDRWFKERLAEATGLDLANPPTDMSLPEMLSSYQT; this is encoded by the coding sequence ATGGACCAGATCTGCTTCGCGGTTCCGATCCTCCCGGGGAAGGTCGATGTTGCCCGAGCTTTCATGACCGAACTTGAAACCGAGCGGAAGGCCGACTACGACCGCTCGGAACGGCGGATAGGCATTACGAAGGAAGTGTGGTTTCTGGCGAACCTGCCGTCAGGCGAGCATTTCGTTGCTTACATGGAGAGCGAGAACTTCGCGCAGGCACTGCAGATGTTCAGCCAGTCCCAGGATGCGTTCGACCGCTGGTTCAAGGAGCGGCTGGCTGAGGCAACCGGTCTCGATCTCGCTAATCCTCCGACCGACATGAGCTTGCCAGAGATGCTCTCCAGTTATCAGACGTAA
- a CDS encoding universal stress protein → MVFGSVADKIVRGSTVPVVLVRDEHEQPHDVLRTVLVPLDGSALSETALPYAVELAQGTGATLALVRVVEPYWQSAFIAETPEAVYLSQSQIDDLEEQAHAEARGDLDTLATRLRGEGLRVVWEVRTGRPADEIARVAETTDADLIVISTHGRGGIRRWAFGSVTNEVLHRSKTPVLAIPPRAHVREAKQTQPSALAS, encoded by the coding sequence ATGGTCTTCGGCAGCGTCGCCGACAAGATCGTGCGCGGCTCGACCGTGCCGGTCGTGCTGGTGCGCGACGAGCACGAGCAGCCGCACGACGTGCTGCGCACCGTCCTCGTGCCGCTCGATGGCTCGGCACTATCTGAGACCGCTCTGCCATACGCAGTCGAACTGGCCCAGGGCACCGGCGCAACGCTCGCGCTGGTGCGTGTTGTCGAGCCGTACTGGCAATCGGCGTTCATCGCCGAGACGCCCGAAGCGGTCTATCTCTCGCAATCGCAGATTGACGATCTGGAGGAGCAGGCCCACGCTGAAGCACGCGGCGACCTGGATACGCTGGCCACGCGCTTGCGCGGCGAAGGGCTACGCGTAGTCTGGGAAGTCCGCACCGGTCGGCCAGCCGATGAGATCGCTCGTGTTGCCGAGACAACCGACGCAGACCTGATTGTCATCTCGACGCACGGACGCGGCGGCATCCGGCGCTGGGCGTTCGGCAGCGTGACCAACGAGGTGCTCCATCGTAGCAAGACGCCGGTGCTGGCAATCCCGCCACGAGCCCACGTCCGCGAGGCGAAGCAGACGCAACCATCCGCTCTCGCAAGCTAG
- a CDS encoding response regulator transcription factor, whose amino-acid sequence MRKHLILVADDDAPILRLVRAKLQTDGYAVVTATNGAEAVETAERERPDLVILDIMMPVMDGLEAMKHIRQVSTVPIILLTARASGSDKIRGLDQGADDYVTKPFDPDELSARVAAIMRRVSGSGSSSLQILNYPNVTVDLTNRSVTVNGDEMQLSRTEWEVLYQLASNAGRVMLHSELLSRIWGPEFRDETYYLRTWVSRIRKKLGDQDNEAPLIRTFPGVGYRMELPSEDS is encoded by the coding sequence ATGCGCAAGCATTTGATCCTCGTCGCGGACGACGACGCTCCGATACTACGGCTGGTACGAGCGAAACTGCAGACCGACGGGTATGCCGTCGTCACAGCGACGAACGGCGCGGAAGCTGTCGAGACAGCCGAGCGCGAGCGCCCCGACCTCGTGATTCTCGACATCATGATGCCGGTGATGGACGGCCTGGAGGCGATGAAGCACATTCGCCAGGTCTCGACCGTCCCGATCATCCTCCTCACCGCACGCGCCAGCGGATCGGACAAGATCCGCGGTCTGGATCAGGGCGCGGATGATTATGTGACGAAGCCGTTCGATCCGGACGAGCTGTCTGCGCGCGTCGCCGCAATCATGCGCCGCGTCAGTGGAAGCGGCTCATCGTCGCTGCAAATCCTGAACTACCCCAATGTCACCGTCGACCTGACCAATCGCAGCGTCACCGTCAATGGTGACGAGATGCAGCTCAGCCGGACCGAGTGGGAGGTGCTCTATCAGCTCGCCTCGAACGCCGGTCGCGTCATGCTGCACAGCGAGCTGCTCTCTCGCATCTGGGGGCCTGAGTTCCGCGACGAGACGTATTATCTGCGAACCTGGGTCAGCCGTATTCGGAAGAAGCTCGGCGATCAGGACAATGAAGCGCCGCTCATCCGCACGTTCCCCGGCGTTGGCTACCGGATGGAGCTTCCCAGCGAGGATTCCTGA
- a CDS encoding GAF domain-containing protein — translation MPLSVIKPVTEALSKAIGVPVSLVASAPSPVRRAMMAATEQHGVGAVAVQVNHHRYLACRYDTARESVVVLGPYRKTDDPPQEIATLDADAEGRAIAALHVASVGFRSALENERNRLNLASQLEVVSRSVLAVTSELELNTVLRRIVDLAAELAGARYAALGIPGSDGELVSFITAGVTAEEEERIGERPHGHGILGLLLREQQTIRLPDLTLHPESVGFPPNHPPMRTFLGVPIVARGTVLGNLYLTEKRYRSEFTDDDARLVELLARHAAVAIENARLYAALDEQQVRLRTIIDKLPEAILVIEPGAEETITMANSQASALVGWPITPPISVDHFLAQNPRFDSQGGRVDRSSIPMVRSLQAGETISRHELRLLRPSGEMITILVNSTPVHDQTGAVSAAVVVFQDITQIKDAEQLKDDFLSLVSHELRTPLTTIQGGAAMLLRDWDALDDESRHAFLSDIASESRRLASLIENMVQLSNIRAGRHPLATEPVLVRPLVQHTIHAESRLVTDREFRMALEPNLMLDADPEWVDQVLRNLIHNAVKYTPDGLPIEVEARRQDGWVEMAVRDYGPGIEETDLPYVFERFHRSSGARRSSKPGMGLGLYLARVVVEAHGGRIWIESPDDGGLRVAFLLPGIDEDELD, via the coding sequence ATGCCGCTTAGTGTGATCAAGCCGGTCACGGAAGCGCTCTCGAAGGCGATCGGCGTGCCGGTGTCGCTTGTCGCCAGCGCGCCATCGCCGGTGCGCCGCGCAATGATGGCCGCGACTGAGCAGCACGGCGTTGGCGCGGTCGCCGTGCAAGTCAATCACCATCGCTACCTTGCCTGTCGCTACGACACGGCGCGCGAATCGGTCGTCGTCCTCGGCCCCTATCGGAAAACCGACGATCCGCCGCAGGAGATCGCCACGCTTGATGCTGACGCTGAGGGGCGCGCAATCGCCGCACTGCATGTCGCGTCGGTCGGATTTCGTTCGGCGCTGGAAAACGAACGCAACCGGCTCAATCTCGCCTCGCAACTGGAGGTCGTCAGTCGTTCGGTGCTGGCCGTCACGAGCGAGCTGGAGCTGAACACTGTTCTGCGCCGGATCGTCGATCTGGCAGCGGAGCTGGCCGGCGCGCGCTACGCCGCGCTGGGTATCCCCGGGTCGGACGGCGAGCTCGTTTCCTTCATTACTGCCGGGGTAACGGCAGAGGAAGAGGAGCGCATTGGGGAGCGGCCGCATGGCCACGGCATCCTGGGCTTGCTCCTGCGCGAGCAGCAGACGATCCGGCTGCCTGACCTGACGTTGCATCCGGAGTCGGTCGGCTTTCCCCCGAACCACCCGCCGATGCGGACGTTTCTGGGCGTCCCGATCGTTGCCCGCGGCACCGTGCTCGGCAATCTCTACCTCACCGAGAAACGCTATCGCAGCGAGTTCACTGACGACGATGCCCGACTGGTCGAGCTGCTGGCGCGCCACGCAGCGGTGGCGATCGAGAACGCCCGCCTCTATGCGGCGCTTGATGAGCAGCAGGTACGGCTGCGGACGATCATCGACAAGCTACCGGAGGCGATCCTGGTGATCGAGCCGGGGGCGGAAGAGACGATCACGATGGCGAACTCGCAAGCCTCGGCGCTCGTGGGCTGGCCGATTACGCCGCCGATTAGCGTCGATCACTTTCTGGCGCAGAATCCGCGCTTCGATAGCCAGGGTGGTCGGGTCGACCGCAGCAGCATCCCGATGGTGCGCTCGCTGCAGGCTGGCGAGACGATTTCGCGGCACGAGCTGCGGCTGCTCCGGCCCAGCGGCGAGATGATCACGATTCTGGTCAACAGCACGCCCGTGCATGACCAGACCGGCGCAGTGAGCGCTGCCGTCGTCGTGTTTCAGGACATCACCCAGATCAAGGACGCCGAGCAGCTGAAGGACGACTTTCTGTCGCTCGTGTCGCACGAGCTGCGTACGCCGCTGACAACGATCCAGGGCGGTGCGGCGATGCTCCTGCGCGACTGGGATGCGCTGGACGATGAAAGTCGCCACGCGTTCCTCAGCGACATCGCGTCGGAGAGTCGCCGCCTGGCGAGCCTGATTGAGAACATGGTCCAGCTCTCGAACATCCGCGCCGGACGCCATCCACTGGCAACTGAGCCGGTCCTCGTCCGTCCGCTCGTGCAGCACACGATCCATGCCGAGAGTCGGCTGGTGACTGACCGCGAGTTTCGCATGGCGCTTGAGCCGAACCTGATGCTCGATGCTGATCCGGAGTGGGTCGACCAGGTGCTGCGCAATCTGATACATAACGCGGTGAAGTACACGCCGGACGGCTTGCCGATCGAAGTTGAGGCGCGCAGGCAGGATGGCTGGGTCGAAATGGCGGTGCGCGATTACGGCCCCGGCATCGAGGAGACCGATCTGCCGTATGTCTTCGAGCGCTTCCATCGCTCCTCCGGCGCTCGCCGATCCAGCAAGCCGGGCATGGGGCTCGGACTCTATCTCGCCCGTGTCGTCGTCGAGGCGCACGGCGGCCGCATCTGGATCGAAAGCCCGGACGACGGCGGC